Proteins from a single region of Candidatus Aenigmatarchaeota archaeon:
- a CDS encoding NUDIX hydrolase, protein MKQAADVMVVDNQGCCLLLKRSLHAQYSPGLWGFPGGKVDGGETPYLASVRELGEETGIEAIPQKEPFAICYYPENKKEGAILEVFVYKVMLSGRPEVKLSSEHTAYIWSPLEDLPGPEEMILCTREAFRKILGGLAQT, encoded by the coding sequence ATGAAACAGGCAGCAGATGTAATGGTGGTTGATAATCAGGGTTGCTGTCTTCTGCTTAAGCGCTCCTTGCATGCGCAGTATTCTCCAGGTCTATGGGGCTTTCCAGGAGGAAAAGTCGATGGCGGGGAAACGCCTTACCTTGCGTCAGTAAGGGAGCTTGGGGAGGAAACGGGAATAGAAGCAATCCCTCAAAAAGAGCCGTTTGCTATATGCTACTATCCCGAAAACAAGAAGGAAGGGGCAATTTTGGAAGTTTTTGTCTACAAAGTAATGCTATCCGGGCGGCCTGAAGTAAAGCTCTCTTCTGAGCATACAGCATATATCTGGTCTCCTCTGGAGGATTTGCCCGGCCCCGAGGAGATGATACTTTGCACAAGAGAAGCTTTCCGGAAGATTTTGGGCGGCTTGGCCCAAACTTAA
- the rpsH gene encoding 30S ribosomal protein S8: MRHDLLADAFSAIKNAEAVGKSETLISSSNLIKNILEVLKAKGYIKGYEVLPENNYHSFKVKLNGKINELKVVKPRIAFKKSEIVKFKFRFLPGENVGHLLVSTPKDGVTTEREIEGSQGGIILGYVY, from the coding sequence ATGAGACATGACTTGCTTGCAGACGCATTTTCGGCAATAAAGAACGCCGAAGCGGTTGGTAAAAGTGAGACCCTTATCAGCAGCAGCAACCTCATAAAGAACATTCTTGAGGTGCTTAAGGCAAAGGGCTACATAAAGGGCTATGAAGTCCTGCCAGAGAACAACTACCACAGCTTCAAGGTCAAGCTAAACGGAAAAATCAATGAGCTCAAGGTCGTCAAGCCCAGGATTGCGTTCAAGAAAAGCGAAATCGTGAAATTCAAGTTCAGGTTCCTTCCAGGCGAAAATGTAGGCCATCTTCTTGTTTCAACCCCTAAAGACGGGGTGACAACCGAAAGGGAAATAGAGGGAAGCCAGGGCGGAATCATACTCGGGTACGTCTATTAG